A window of the Podarcis raffonei isolate rPodRaf1 chromosome 4, rPodRaf1.pri, whole genome shotgun sequence genome harbors these coding sequences:
- the GABRR3 gene encoding gamma-aminobutyric acid receptor subunit rho-3 isoform X2: protein MRKREIKMRKIDSTKVRPMKSEQLLRIEDHDFAMRPGFGGSPIPVGIDVQVESIDSISEVDMDFTMTLYLRHYWKDERLSFPSTRNRSMTFDGRLIKKIWVPDIFFVHSKRSFIHDTTMENVMLRVYPDGNVLFSLRITVSAMCFMDFSRFPLDTQNCSLELESYAYNEEDLMLYWKHGNESLSTDEHISLSQFFIEEFSASSGLAFYSSTGWYNRLFINFALRRHIFFFVLQSYFPSMLMVMLSWVSFWIDRRAVPARVSLGITTVLTMSTIITGVSASMPQVSYIKAVDVYLWISFLFVFLSVIEYAAVNYLTTVEERKQLKKRGKAAGLYNIDAVQAMAFDGCYHDTDTTDIDLTTFSVPSEESSTRGQAPSTPTLDAARIKRKRSLKGNVGRIILQNNHAIDTYSRVIFPTVYIVFNFFYWGLYI from the exons GGTCACCAATACCAGTGGGCATTGATGTGCAAGTGGAGAGTATTGACAGCATTTCAGAAGTTGACATG GACTTCACAATGACTTTATACCTCAGACATTACTGGAAAGATGAGAGGCTGTCATTTCCTAGTACCAGAAACAGAAGCATGACTTTTGATGGAAGACTAATAAAAAAGATCTGGGTACCTGATATATTTTTTGTCCACTCCAAAAGATCTTTCATCCATGACACAACTATGGAGAACGTTATGTTACGTGTCTACCCAGATGGAAATGTGCTCTTTAGCTTACG AATAACAGTTTCTGCCATGTGCTTCATGGACTTCAGTAGGTTCCCACTTGACACTCAGAACTGCTCTCTAGAACTGGAAAGCT ATGCCTACAATGAAGAAGACTTGATGCTGTATTGGAAGCATGGCAATGAATCTCTTAGCACAGATGAGCACATTTCCCTTTCCCAGTTCTTCATTGAAGAATTCAGTGCTTCTAGTGGTCTAGCATTCTATAGCAGTACAG GCTGGTACAACAGACTCTTCATAAACTTTGCCCTGAGGagacatattttcttttttgtactaCAATCCTATTTCCCATCTATGCTGATGGTGATGCTGTCATGGGTCTCATTTTGGATCGACCGAAGAGCTGTTCCTGCAAGGGTATCACTAG GTATAACTACTGTGCTGACAATGTCAACCATAATCACAGGAGTAAGTGCCTCAATGCCTCAGGTGTCTTATATCAAAGCCGTGGATGTATACTTATGGATCAGCTTTCTCTTTGTCTTCCTGTCTGTCATTGAATATGCAGCTGTAAATTATCTCACAACAGTGGAAGAAAGAAAACAgctgaaaaagagaggaaag GCTGCTGGATTGTATAATATTGATGCAGTGCAAGCAATGGCCTTTGATGGCTGCTATCACGACACAGACACCACTGACATTGACCTGACCACCTTTTCAGTCCCTTCTGAAGAAAGTTCAACACGAGGGCAAGCACCCAGCACCCCCACTCTAGATGCAGCTCGCATCAAGAGGAAGAGATCCTTGAAAGGGAATGTGGGCAGGATTATTTTGCAGAACAATCATGCCATTGACACATACTCCAGGGTTATATTTCCTACTGTATATATTGTATTCAACTTTTTTTACTGGGGTTTGTATATATGA